One window of the Osmerus mordax isolate fOsmMor3 chromosome 2, fOsmMor3.pri, whole genome shotgun sequence genome contains the following:
- the LOC136965517 gene encoding probable serine/threonine-protein kinase kinX, translated as MKTLFFLSCIVTVVLGLAPNRVVQRDLLPAQGHVVQEDSQPLVVKRTEFWQIEPDTEWVPLVQEKEAEVPLVQEKEAVVPLVQKEEAEVPLVQEEEADVPLVQEEEAVVPLVQEEEAVVPLVQEEEAEVPLVQEEEAVVPLVQEEEAVVPLVQEEEAVVPLVQKEEADVPLVQEEEAVVPLVQEEEAVVPLVQEEEAVVPLVQEEEKEAVPVMDPGLYMEPAAELQPEEEVDPEMEVEGELERSEVEEGPILEEESLGVEEPMMELEPIEEDSLVGQDLTSDELQQSVFQYEVEQQPIMELEPLQEEGLGMERKPYVMDEEPIMQLEPFPEEGLGMDSEPHVIMGEEPIMELEPFGGHPVMEYNDIMVEEPRMELEPEIHRVPYSATGRHSVMVEEPVMELEPLAGEESHPSPMKRGTPGVGGPLLFEQSIMGEGPMMDGAAHVQVEPVRERRALGEREANHHQVDTYITGRRSCPGVILGGKCYQFFQGPKKAADAEFFCQSSFPQGHLASITSQQVHRQVMDLILQQNGAYTRTWVGGLRYLETGRFIWLDGAHWTYEDFLPGEPNNTADVENCIELLAIGSGKFNDMPCWDLRSFICSHPI; from the exons ATGAAGACCCTGTTCTTCCTATCCTGCATAGTAACAG TGGTCCTGGGACTTGCTCCAAACAGGGTTGTCCAGAGAGACCTTCTCCCAGCACAGGGCCATGTGGTGCAGGAAGATTCACAACCCCTGGTAGTGAAAAGAACTGAATTCTGGCAGATCGAACCGGACACAGAATGGGTCCCCCTGGTGCAGGAGAAAGAAGCAGAAGTCCCTCTGGTGCAGGAGAAAGAAGCAGTAGTCCCCCTGGTGCAGAAGGAAGAAGCAGAAGTTCCCCTGGTGCAGGAGGAAGAAGCAGACGTCCCCCTGGTGCAGGAGGAAGAAGCAGTAGTCCCTCTGGTGCAGGAGGAAGAAGCAGTAGTCCCTCTGGTGCAGGAGGAAGAAGCAGAAGTTCCCCTGGTGCAGGAGGAAGAAGCAGTAGTCCCCCTGGTGCAGGAGGAAGAAGCAGTAGTCCCCCTAGTGCAGGAGGAAGAAGCAGTAGTCCCTCTGGTGCAGAAGGAAGAAGCAGATGTCCCCCTGGTGCAGGAGGAAGAAGCAGTAGTCCCCCTGGTGCAGGAGGAAGAAGCAGTAGTCCCCCTAGTGCAGGAGGAAGAAGCAGTAGTCCCTCTGGTgcaggaggaagaaaaggaagcGGTGCCTGTGATGGACCCCGGCCTATATATGGAGCCAGCAGCAGAGCTGCAGCCAGAGGAAGAAGTTGATCCTGAGATGGAGGTGGAAGGGGAGTTGGAGAGATCAGAAGTTGAAGAAGGTCCTATCTTGGAGGAAGAATCCCTGGGGGTTGAGGAGCCAATGATGGAGCTGGAGCCAATAGAAGAGGACAGTCTGGTTGGACAGGATCTGACCAGTGATGAGCTGCAACAATCAGTTTTCCAATATGAAGTAGAGCAACAACCAATCATGGAGCTGGAACCGTTGCAAGAGGAGGGGCTCGGAATGGAGAGGAAACCGTATGTAATGGATGAAGAACCAATCATGCAGCTGGAACCGTTTCCAGAGGAGGGGCTTGGAATGGACAGCGAACCACATGTCATCATGGGTGAAGAACCAATCATGGAGCTGGAGCCTTTTGGCGGTCATCCAGTCATGGAATACAATGACATCATGGTTGAAGAGCCCAGGATGGAACTGGAGCCAGAAATACACAGAGTTCCTTATTCAGCGACAGGTCGTCACTCTGTGATGGTGGAGGAGCCGGTGATGGAGTTGGAGCCCTTGGCAGGGGAGGAGTCACACCCTTCTCCAATGAAGCGTGGGACTCCAGGAGTGGGAGGCCCTCTCCTCTTTGAGCAGTCAATCATGGGAGAGGGTCCAATGATGGACGGGGCTGCTCACGTACAGGTGGAGcccgtgagggagaggagggctttGGGGGAGCGGGAGGCAAACCACCACCAGGTAGACACCTATATCACAG GGAGGCGCTCCTGTCCTGGTGTGATCTTGGGGGGTAAATGCTACCAGTTCTTCCAAGGCCCTAAAAAGGCTGCAGATGCTGAG TTCTTCTGCCAGAGCAGTTTCCCCCAGGGCCACCTGGCCTCCATCACCAGCCAGCAGGTCCACAGGCAGGTGATGGACCTGATACTCCAGCAGAACGGGGCATACACACGCACCTGGGTGGGAGGACTGCGCTAcctggag ACTGGTCGCTTCATCTGGTTGGACGGAGCACACTGGACCTATGAGGACTTCCTGCCTGGAGAACCCAATAACACAGCAGATGTTGAAAACTGTATAGAGCTGCTGGCAATTG gaAGTGGAAAGTTCAATGACATGCCTTGCTGGGACCTGAGGTCATTCATCTGCTCTCACCCAATCTAG